The genome window ACAGTACTAGCGTTAGAGGACCGCATTACAGCAAGGTTCCATCCGAGTGGAAATGGAAACTGAACACCTCAGTGCACTGTTGCAAGACATTTGGTGCACTCTAGGCTACCACCAGGATCCCTGTTGCAACAGTCATGGTGGTTGTGTGAACAGAGTCAAACTTCAGTCCCCTTGGGATTACTCTGAGTGGATTCCACTTAGCATTTGGCTTGGGTGGCCTTGACTATTCAGCACACACTAGTTCCTGTATCTCTCTCAGCTTAGGTGTTCTAGGCACCATCAGTTGCGTACTACTGGCCAGAATATCCGTCCAGTTCATACAGCTGTCTCCTGTCAGTGCTGGGGTCCAAACTCTGGAATCAAACATGAGGACTGGGCACGGCTTAGGCTGCATATACAGAGGGTTTGCAAACAGGAAAGCTGAAGCCAAGTTCAGCATTCTCACCATGTCAACCTCTGCCTCCCTGGAAGAGAAAAACACAGTTCTCTCCGTCCCTAAACAAGCTCCACAttgggggcccagcctggcaacCCCAGTAAATTCCTGATCTGGAAACAGAGATTTTACTGGGTACTCCCAACAAAGCTGACAGTCGGTGGTTTGCGAGAGCACACAGCAGCTTGCAGCATCACTATCCGTATCCAAGTAAAGGAGAAATGACTAGTACCTTCCTTCAGGACTGAGCTCCTCTCTGCGCAGCTTAAGGTCCACCTCCTCCATGCTTTCTCTGCAGAGGGACAGCTTCTCCTCCAGGCCATCAATCTGAAATACAGCAGCCGCCACAACAATCACTGGCATCTTACTTCCCTCTGCAGCTCCGGCCTTCCcccctcagagaaggggtggcaGCTGCACTGTTGTGACTTGCCACCTCACTCCTAAAAATCACATGAGCTATGGGTTTCATGAGGCTCTCTGACCTCATGGCCTGAGCAGGCAGAGAAGTGACCAGccccggccaaagagtttgcgagATGCAAGGCCGCACGCTGCAGTTGGCTGTGCGGCACAGTCAGGTGGTTCCCAGCCAAGGGCAGTGAGCAAGTGGCCAGGCGGGGAGGTGCTGGACAGTGTGGGGCCCAAGACAATTGCCTTGCTGTAAGGCTGGGGCTGGAAGTGACCTAATGGAGGTTTGCACAGTGAGGAAGGGGATCAAGTGGAGAGACTGTTCACCTTGGGCAAGAATTTCAGGGAATTATTCAGCCCCGAATTAATGCTGCAAAAAGGAACAAGCATGCTAGGGGAAAACAAGAGAGCATGGAGCACTTTGGCTTGGCTGCATGATGGGTTCAGTCATGGTATAGCAAGTTACCACAGCAACTTAAGCAAGTTACCCAATTAGCAAGTTACATTATTGTCCAAGAAGTTGCCTTtcttctggggtgaggagaggagagTCCTAACAGAGGCAACCAATATGCATATGTTGGGGAAGAATTCCTCCAGGAATGAATTATAATGGGAATCCCAGATATGCCAAACTCAGCAACCCAGGGCTTTAAGCTTTCTGGTGGGAAAGCTCTGGCTtacactccagggctacgtctacactggccccttttccggaaggggcatgttaatttcagaagccgtaatagggaaatccacgggggatttaaatatcccccgcggcatttaaataaaaatgtccgccgcttttttccggcttttaaaaaagccggaaaagagcgtctacactggccccgatcctccggaaaaaaagcccttttccggaggatcttattcctactttgaagaataagatcctccggaaaagggctttttttccggaggatcggggccagtgtagacgctcttttccggcttttttaaaagccggaaaaaagcggcggacatttttatttaaatgccgcgggggatatttaaatcccccgcggatttccctattacggcttctgaaattaacatgccccttctggaaaaggggccagtgtagacatagcccaggggaaAACTTCAGGGATAATTAGACAAGGTGACACCCAAACCCCAGCAAGAACATGGCCTTTGACATTAACAAGCTCTGAAATTATTACTAGCCCCATTTCAACCATTTTCCACTCCACTCTGTGCTGTGCATGAGCAGCAGGCTGAGGTAGCAGGACCAAGAGGGACAAGCTGTCACAACTGGAACTTGCCTGGTGAGATACTTCTGAACCTGGAGCCAAGGAACAGCAGAGTTCTGTGTCAATTAACCTGCTGGAATTAAACCCAAATCCCCTTGGCTTTCAAAGACTACCTCCTCATCTTCCAAGGTAGCAAGAAAGAAAGCATGTTACCACCAATCATTATACAGGAAAATCAATGGCACTGATCTCTGATTAACCACTTACAACTCAGTCCTAGACTAATTAACAGTTCTCTCACTCTGCTCCCCGCAAGCACACAATGGCCATgcttgggggatgggagaggcaaAGCACCGGACCCTCCTCTGGAGACACAAACACTAGAGGAGCAAGAAGCCAGTGAGCTCATCACATTCTCAGAGGTGCTGGGGTTGGACTTCAGCCCTGGGGCTTTGGGCTACACCCTCCAGGCTCACAATCCCTCACTGCCCTTCACCTGTTTCCTTCCTACCTACCTAGGACTTAATTTGTCCTTGGGTTTGCTAGGGTTGAGCAAAACCACTGTGAAAATGGGTATTTGTTTATTAATATCACTGTTCACAGCAGACTTATTAGCTAGCTGGGAAGCTGTGAAAAGTGATGTTAACATACaagtatcacttttcacagcagcagAATTACTAGTtagcaagttaaaaaaaaaaaaaaaagcaaaagaaacaacacaAACACCAGAACATGCAAAGCACTTTATTTGTAGTTTTATTCTATTTAGGTCTGATAAAGGACAGAGAGATCTACAGTTTTATGACTGAGTCTGCAAAAAACAACCCAAACCCTACATAAATTACCATGTGGACATGTATGTGTGCGCGcttattaggtttttttttaaagttaattaaGTATTTAGGAGAAACTGTCAAAGCAGCCACCAGCAAGAGTTGATGGACGTTCTTGGAGGCCACCAAAAATTTTGTTGTGAGAACCACTAGCCTAGCCTCACCAGAACAGTTGTAacacatggcagccaccacatTCAACTTCTCCCTTAGTTTGATAGACAACCCCACATGAtaaaccagttaactggcaggTGTCTTAGTCATGGCCAGCGCTCCTCCCCAGTATCTTTTCCTTCCTGGGCTCTCCATCCCCCTCTTAGAGCCACCAACTACTGGCTCTTCCTTAAGGATGCACCTCATTTTGTTTGGTCTCAGCACACTCTTCACTCACCATTTAATCTGATTTAATTAGAGTTTATTTTGTCCCACACGCCCTCACATGTTGACTTTTAACAACTAAACTCCTCCAGGTTCTTaagtatgttttaaaaattacaacTATTTCACTTCATTTTGTCAGAATCAAAGTTGGGCATCCCTATTGGTGTGGCAGAAGCATGTCACAAAACCCCCTATTTCCCAGAATTGTGCTGACACTTTTGTTGAGGCTGGGGGCGCACACAGGTGAAAATCTccattaaaaacacagagaatcgGGAACATTACTGCTAATGGAACAACGTCCTTTCCTCTAGaattctgtttcttttccctGGCTGTTCTGCCTCATTAATGGACATCAGTAGCAACTGAATTCAGAATTCCTAGGTTCTGTTCTTGCACCTAACACTGACTCATTGGAGGTAGGTGATAATATCTGCCAATTGGGGCACTAAGAGCTTTATCACTGAGGCTGGGGGGATTAGAAGGGATAACTGTTTGCAGAGTGCTTGGAGATCTTTAGGGGAATGGCACTAGAAATGGGCAGACGGCCTCATGTACCCTGGTAGGGCAGCTCCATTGCCTCATTTGGGATTTTTGACTTGGAAACTGGCCCTCCACATGTGTATTTCTCACTGGCTGCATAGTATTCACAGCCCTCTGCtgccagaaaaagaaaagaaaaatatggtAAGTGCTGGGGAAGAAATCAGCAATTCATTTGAGAATTATCACTGGCTGCCAGGGAATCTCCCAATGGTCCTGTGTACTGTAAAACCCGAGAAACTGTAAATCTTTCACAAAATCACCAGGGGCAGCTCTCCACAGAGCTCTCCTAGGAACAGCTGTGTGCTTGAAGTTGCTGTAGATGGAAAGCATTCATTCCTAACAAACACAGATTAGCTAGGGTACAAACTTAGTCTTATCAGAGACCTGTATTAAATGAGACTATTAGGGTTTTGAGGGGGGAGCTGCTCTTGGGCCAGGCTCCTAGTGGAACACAAAATCATAAATACATTTCACACCAATTAATTTTCCTACTGGCAGCCTAAGCCAAGAAGTGAATGGGTCACAGTGACCAAACTCCTTCCTCCAGCTCCCTATGGCCCATAGTGTCCCTTCAAGACTGGGCTTTCAAGCTTCCACATGTATACATTATAACTGTCTGAGCTCTACTTGCTCCATAGCCAAATAGAGGACTTCATTCAAATCAGCATCATCTCTAATTAGTAGCAGTTTCATTATAAAGAACTGAAGCAGGTGTTTAATATCCAGCACTGACAAGAACCATCAGAGCACACATAGCTGCCTATTCATCTGCACACCCACTATGAAAGGAACTCTGGGATGGGAGACCAGTGGTTTTGCCCAGGATAAGCAAACTGCAGAACATTCTGAAGCCAGCTGAATCCCTTGCCATGAGACATACCACCAGGCACCATTATTTTCACTGAAATCTGGCTTCATACATGTGCCATCTGGAGGCCTCTGAAAACACAGATTTGGGGCAGATTCAGTCCAAATGGACTTGTGTATGTTACAAATCTCATTTGCCCAGACAGTCTTGGGAAGAGAGTCCAGACATTTTGTGCATGGCAGAAAAGGAAAGAGGCAGCCTTGCTTACAGAGTTGAGttgcatccttttttttttaatacattttgtacTGAATTAATAAAAGCGTTCTTCCTAGCAGAAAGGCTAAAAGCACTTTTCAAGAACTGACATCTGCCCTCTGCCTTTATGAATCCCCTAATTAAGAACCTGGCAAACAGCCATATCACACATACGCCAACATCCAACAGTGTTAGGTAATGAGATTTTTGTCTCATGACCCTCATTAAACAGATCAAAGCCAAACAAAAACATTGGGGGGAAATCGCCTCCCAGAAGCAGCCTTGTCATCTGCTAGCAGGTTCAAGGCATCTCTCTCCATTTATTAGTCATTGTTTTGGGATGGATTACTAATATCAGCTCAGCAGAGATTGAATTTGCTTAGATTCACATGCTAACCTCTTGGCTAATGGACCTATTTCAATTTTCACTGTGCTCTTATAACAATTTTACAAATCAGCAAATAATTTCATCAACTATAGACAGCAGAGCTGAAAACATTTACTAGACATCTACTAGTCAGAGGCCAATACACCAGAATGAAGGAGAATCCACCAGCTCAGTCACTCACTAGCGACTCCAAACACTGCAAAGGGAGAGTACTAAGATTCCTGAgagagggcatatctacactacagagttttgtcggaaaaacagccgtttttctgacaaaacttgaggaacatccacactgcaattgtgttcttccacaagaaaatcgaaagaacagaggggtttttctggcattggtaatcctcattctacgaggaagaagtctttttgcaaaagagctcttttgcaaaaaggcgtgtgtggatggggaaaaagggagctctttcggaagaagaggaaagagggaaaagcactggtgccctggtggccattccgtccatagcaatcacagcttaggggcgagagagcgtccattcagtctggacactctttcgaaaaagcagactgctttttcaattcacttttgcagcgtggatgctctctttcggaagaagtttttccagatctcttcaggaaaaaagcttcttccgaaagaagcctgtagtttagatgtagccagaaTGATTTTCCCAGGCCCCTCCTAGGGACTTCATCTTTTGTTCAGTAGCTCTCTCTCAGTCCTTCACCTTATAGGCTCCTGATTGTTATTTGGGTACTCAACTCTATTGCTCTCATTCCCATGTCTGCAGTTATGGGTATGAGGGCAGCAGGCATCCACCTATTCACCATTAGTGGAGGTCCTTTCTTCCCCACATCATTAGCTCCTGATATGGAAAGTTAAGACCAACAGTTGAGTTGAACTACCACTTACCTGATTCTGAACAGTGCTCATGAAACTAACCAGATCCTTGCTAATTTCACCTGCTGTTGGTGCTCAGGGAATTTGATTAGCAACCAGAATTCCCAGCTGCAATTAAAGCCCTGATCAGATGGTATAATCAAGCCATGTCATATGTATAATGTGAGTTCACAAAGGCTGAAGCAACTACTATCTCTAATCAAACATTCTCaattctctgaatcctctcccccagctcttaTATAGTCCAAATCTTTTTTCATTAAGGAGTGTTCTTTTCTGAgcactttatcagtgaaagatGATGTCCACAAATGACTGCCCTCTCCAGTAGAGGCCTAAAAAGAGCAGAACTACCACATGCACTCATTCTATAAAAAGAGATCTATAAAACACTTGCTTTTTAgggttcagggttttttttaatttttgcccCACCTGTATTTCTCGGTTTTGAATGAGTTCACTGGATTACATCTCCACTTCCCATTTATTCCTGCCAAATCACATGTGATTGTTTCTGGCCTATTTCTTCCATTCATTAGGAAGAGATTGATTTTGAATCTCATTCCCCAAGAGCATTTGCTAACTCTGCCTCCCCCTAGGGATGTAAGTTGTTAATTGcttccagttaactggtaggggctggagcagctcctcatcCCTCTTCCCTGGggcagcaggctgctccagccccatggggcccaccgcaggcaggggctgctcgaGCCGGCTGGGGTAGCCCCATCAGTGGGGGGcccggcccccagccagagcagcccttgtaCAAAGCAGAGGGGTCCCAGAGGCCTGGCCAGCCTCGCAGCCAAGCGCGCGGGAGACATTTCCCTTACGCGTaccagcccgcccccccgccgggcctgccctgaccccgctcggggaggggaggggccgctcACCTCTAGAGCAACGCTCAGCCCCTCTCGCTTCTTACCCATCTTCCACCGTTTTGTCCCGACTGCGCATGCGCGCAACCCCCTTCCTGCTCTGGGCCACGTACGAACATGCTGTCGGGGGAAGAAACCCCGAGCTGCCATGTTTGTGAGGGGCAAACCTCCACACTGCCGCCATGTTTGTGAGGGGCGCCAGCGCCTCTAGCCCGCCGCCCTGTGAAGGGAGGGTCAGCCTTTCAGACGCCATGTTTGCGAGGGCCCCGCCTCTCCGGGCAGGGCCGGACACCGCTGGAGGCAGTGCGGAGAAGAAGCGAGAGGGGTGAGCGCCGCTGGGGAGGCGAGACAGCCCCTCCCCGGCCGCTGGAACAGGGCCCGTGCCCTGCCAGCCCGCCTGGGGCTGAGGCGTCCCGAGGAGGGAAACTGACGAATCGTCTAATGAAGTCGATACAGTTTGTACCCACCACACCAGCTACCCGGCCCCTTGCTTGAAATGGAGCAGGAGCCGCACCGCTCTCGCATATGAAGTGCAGCGCCGCAGCCATCTCAGACCGGCGTGagccgggtccagcagcccctattcATGGCAGCCCCTGTGCCGGGGCGTGGGGGGCAGCTCCCCATTGGGACCCtatgcaaacaggggctgctgccgcacatgggcagaggctgcttcgcaacagcctcccctttcctccgTGCTACCTCtgagagaggcgagggaggtggcactgcagagacagtgctggggggaaaccagcttttaagccaggtcccccccaactcccccctcaTGTAgtttaggcttatcgggtagtcaagtactcaactactcgcttaaATCCTTACCTGGGTCCTATTCCTCCCTCATAATGTGCTGATGTTGCCCACCATGCACCTCCTCCCAGACTCAGCAGGGTGCCAGATAcacctggggctgtgtctagattggcatgattttccggaaatgcttttcactGAACTGACGGGGTCCTGGGGCCTGCAGCAGAGCCGTTGGGACTGGTGACCAGGACCCATGAGTTGAAAGGGGGCCCCTGGCAAGGGGAGAAAACTTTTTTCCCCACGTCTGGGCCAAAGAGTCTATACtctttgaagttaatgggaatagGAGTGTATCCTCCATTCGACTAGGGACAGGGATCCTCTTTTctggagccactgacccacagaaaaatcacttgggagccacacacaagcGAAAACAAGCACAAAAAACCGTCACTCACTTGTAGTCAGGGTGGTATTAGCTTTGGAATGAGgctaaaaatgaggagttcagagtACGGGAAGAGCCTGCGGGTTGAGGCAGGGCTCTGATtatgggtgtggggctggggatgagatgTTTGGGGTTCAGGAGGCGGTTTGCGCTGCCGCCAAAGGATTGGCGTACAGGAGGTTGTGGTATGGTGTctaggagggagttagggtgtgggacGGGGCTCaggatgcagggtctaggagggagttagggatgtagggtgcagaaggggactcAAGACGGG of Pelodiscus sinensis isolate JC-2024 chromosome 3, ASM4963464v1, whole genome shotgun sequence contains these proteins:
- the CCDC167 gene encoding coiled-coil domain-containing protein 167 isoform X1 produces the protein MASERLTLPSQGGGLEALAPLTNMAAVWRFAPHKHGSSGFLPPTACSYVAQSRKGVARMRSRDKTVEDGLMAWRRSCPSAEKAWRRWTLSCAERSSVLKEEKELKVLRKENRKNTALAVAVVLLIAVIYTCWTM
- the CCDC167 gene encoding coiled-coil domain-containing protein 167 isoform X3; the protein is MFVRGPEQEGGCAHAQSGQNGGRWIDGLEEKLSLCRESMEEVDLKLRREELSPEGRQALERERSLLMTKAETYEKELKVLRKENRKNTALAVAVVLLIAVIYTCWTM